One region of Microbacterium sufflavum genomic DNA includes:
- a CDS encoding ATP-binding cassette domain-containing protein, with protein sequence MRVEVSDLGHAYSRDAWLFRGLSYTFTPGHIYALTGASGSGKSTLMAILAGWTAPAAGHVSMDGVDSTSWVFQNPYGVAKRTAIDHVAFPFIASGMRADEADESALELLGRFNLHDVRDRQFRHLSGGEAQRLMLARAAASSPDLLLVDEPTAQLDRATAHVVNAVLSNVASSRTIVIVATHDEETRDACDINLDLAQYSPRAFAE encoded by the coding sequence ATGCGGGTAGAGGTGTCGGACCTGGGACACGCGTACTCGCGTGATGCGTGGCTGTTCCGGGGGCTGTCGTACACGTTCACGCCGGGGCACATCTACGCGCTGACCGGTGCATCCGGGTCGGGGAAGAGCACGCTGATGGCGATCCTCGCGGGGTGGACCGCGCCAGCGGCCGGCCACGTGAGCATGGACGGCGTGGACTCGACCAGTTGGGTCTTCCAGAACCCCTACGGCGTGGCGAAACGAACCGCGATCGACCACGTCGCGTTCCCGTTCATCGCTTCCGGCATGCGCGCCGATGAGGCGGATGAGAGCGCCCTCGAGCTCCTCGGGCGATTCAACTTGCACGATGTCCGCGACAGACAGTTTCGCCACCTCTCGGGTGGCGAGGCGCAACGACTGATGCTGGCGCGGGCGGCGGCTTCATCACCGGACCTTCTCCTCGTCGATGAACCGACCGCGCAGCTGGATCGCGCAACCGCCCATGTCGTAAACGCTGTCCTCTCGAACGTCGCGTCCTCCCGCACCATCGTCATCGTCGCAACACACGATGAGGAGACGCGGGATGCCTGCGACATCAACCTTGACCTCGCCCAGTACTCGCCGAGGGCCTTCGCCGAATGA
- a CDS encoding peptidoglycan-binding domain-containing protein, which produces MVKEAAVPRRSRRVVLITASVLVAGALFAGGWAAALVFRSPAQIDAAAQPPDPSLITATVVRGQLADVINAQGTVANVDEISTAVPTPDGGGSVTLSPVTPGQQASAGTLLLEVNNQPLFAMPGSFPFFRDMKTGDTGRDVLQLQNGLIAAGYALTADGAFGRATAEAVAGLFRANGYAVPLVDPAADATDGDAAPVVPATPAPPSTKVVSAPAAAFLVVPQLPAAVLAIPATGALPEKAAVVTSSGETVVKATVVPAVAAQLEEGMSATMLAGSTTVALTLLRIVEVENEDGESSFDVLFAYTDASQRPQQAGAEGLVSITREIVAEESLLVPSRAVLSRGESRYVLVAREGGFVEVAVSERGALDGTSAVTAVDDGELDAGDEVRVQ; this is translated from the coding sequence ATGGTGAAGGAGGCCGCCGTCCCCCGCCGGTCACGTCGCGTCGTCCTGATCACGGCGTCCGTGCTGGTTGCCGGTGCCCTGTTCGCCGGCGGATGGGCGGCGGCGCTCGTCTTCCGGTCTCCCGCGCAGATCGACGCGGCCGCTCAGCCCCCCGATCCCTCCCTCATCACCGCGACGGTGGTCCGCGGTCAGCTCGCCGATGTGATCAACGCCCAGGGCACCGTCGCCAACGTCGATGAGATCTCCACCGCGGTGCCGACGCCGGACGGCGGCGGGAGCGTGACGCTGTCTCCCGTCACACCGGGGCAGCAGGCCTCGGCGGGGACGCTGCTGCTGGAGGTGAACAACCAACCCCTGTTCGCGATGCCCGGGTCGTTCCCCTTCTTCCGCGACATGAAGACGGGCGACACGGGGCGCGACGTCCTCCAGCTGCAGAACGGCCTGATCGCGGCGGGCTATGCGCTCACGGCGGACGGTGCGTTCGGACGCGCGACCGCGGAGGCGGTGGCCGGACTGTTCCGGGCGAACGGCTACGCGGTGCCCCTGGTCGACCCGGCGGCGGATGCCACGGACGGCGATGCCGCTCCGGTGGTCCCGGCGACGCCGGCTCCTCCGTCCACGAAGGTGGTGTCGGCGCCCGCTGCCGCGTTTCTGGTGGTGCCGCAGCTTCCAGCCGCGGTGCTGGCGATCCCGGCGACCGGCGCGCTGCCCGAGAAGGCGGCCGTGGTGACGTCGTCCGGAGAGACCGTGGTCAAGGCGACGGTCGTCCCGGCGGTCGCCGCTCAACTCGAGGAGGGGATGTCGGCCACGATGCTCGCGGGCTCGACCACGGTCGCGCTCACGCTGCTGCGCATCGTCGAGGTCGAGAACGAGGACGGCGAGAGCTCGTTCGACGTGCTGTTCGCGTACACCGACGCGAGCCAGCGCCCGCAGCAGGCCGGAGCAGAGGGGCTCGTCAGCATCACGCGGGAGATCGTGGCGGAGGAGTCGCTGCTCGTGCCGTCCCGCGCCGTCCTGTCGCGCGGGGAGAGCCGCTACGTGCTCGTCGCGAGGGAGGGCGGGTTCGTCGAGGTCGCGGTCTCTGAGCGGGGGGCTCTGGACGGCACGAGTGCGGTGACGGCGGTCGACGACGGCGAGCTCGACGCGGGCGACGAAGTGCGGGTGCAGTAG
- a CDS encoding lactococcin 972 family bacteriocin: protein MKKRTASLLAGLLAVGIVAGGTVSASAHDLGYGWAASSKVEGAAAGGGKHWYGVHENLNGSNRGNDSSYYHASKKHRSSVKNSTGSIVRSSDQNGGIWARAWQPGTAFGNEAYWFTY from the coding sequence ATGAAGAAGCGCACTGCATCCTTGCTGGCGGGTCTGCTGGCAGTCGGCATCGTGGCCGGAGGAACCGTGTCCGCGAGCGCCCACGACCTGGGCTACGGCTGGGCCGCAAGCTCCAAGGTGGAAGGAGCGGCTGCTGGCGGAGGCAAGCACTGGTACGGCGTGCACGAGAACCTGAACGGGTCGAACCGTGGCAACGACAGCAGCTACTACCACGCCTCCAAGAAGCATCGGTCGAGCGTGAAGAACAGCACGGGTTCCATCGTTCGGTCTTCAGACCAGAACGGCGGAATCTGGGCCCGCGCATGGCAGCCCGGAACCGCGTTCGGCAACGAGGCCTACTGGTTCACGTACTGA
- a CDS encoding ABC transporter ATP-binding protein/permease, which translates to MPTLSLDRVSRVFPTTPPVVALDGVDVVFAQGEYVAVEGESGGGKSTLLGIVGLLDRPSSGRYLIDGDDVAGLSDRAAAAARSDLLGYIFQSFHLLDRRTVVENVELPLHYRAVDRDERRGLALRALQDVGLGEFAQSRPGVLSGGQRQRVAIARAMAARTPILLADEPTGNLDSENSAAVLELFDEVRRSGTTLIVVTHSAVVAERADRRVRVADGRVVSDGSRRAPVGEDGARRHPPVSGPHPPGRASTVRFGDLVRDAWRNVTSRPGRTLALVAALAVPLALALTTLGLASSASVQVSSDFDTVAAREVAVQAPGDGVSPTLTTSLDAAATELTELNGVTSAAVVEDSGTHAVRVGAPRPEVETGVFAAAGDPVAALRLEVDWAEGADALGPGEVLVGTHLAANLGLGPVERAPTVSIDGETFVVAGVVSSSPRRTDLLGKAMILAAADAATPVGSVSGYLVTRAGAAGQVAAEAPVALDAFRPERFDVSQPPAPSATREKVEASVGMSLAVLTAVALVGGVLSIVLATVSSVAERRAEIGLRRALGARRLHVSAMLVAESMLLGVLGGLVGVVLGMSAILAVTLARQWTPVFDVRLALLALGGGVAIACLGAIAGAVRAGAVLPNAALRS; encoded by the coding sequence GTGCCGACGCTGTCGCTCGACCGCGTCTCGCGGGTGTTCCCGACGACGCCGCCGGTCGTGGCGCTCGACGGGGTGGACGTCGTCTTCGCGCAGGGCGAGTACGTGGCCGTGGAGGGCGAGTCCGGCGGGGGGAAGTCGACGCTGCTGGGAATCGTCGGACTCCTGGACCGTCCGTCGTCCGGCCGCTACCTGATCGACGGGGACGATGTGGCGGGGCTCTCCGATCGTGCTGCTGCCGCGGCCCGATCGGACCTGCTCGGCTACATCTTCCAGAGCTTCCATCTGCTCGACCGGCGCACCGTGGTCGAGAACGTCGAGCTGCCGCTGCACTATCGGGCCGTGGACCGCGACGAGCGGCGTGGGCTCGCGCTGCGCGCGCTGCAGGATGTCGGGCTCGGGGAGTTCGCGCAGAGCCGTCCCGGCGTGCTGTCGGGCGGGCAGCGGCAGCGGGTGGCGATCGCGCGGGCGATGGCGGCGCGGACACCGATCCTCCTGGCGGACGAGCCGACGGGAAACCTGGACTCGGAGAACAGTGCCGCGGTGCTCGAGCTGTTCGACGAGGTGCGGCGGTCGGGCACGACCCTGATCGTGGTGACGCATTCCGCTGTGGTCGCCGAGCGGGCGGACCGGCGGGTGCGGGTGGCGGACGGGCGGGTGGTGTCCGATGGGTCGCGGCGTGCACCCGTGGGGGAGGACGGCGCACGCCGCCACCCGCCCGTCAGCGGACCGCATCCCCCGGGCCGCGCCTCGACCGTGCGATTCGGCGACCTCGTTCGCGACGCCTGGCGCAACGTGACGAGTCGCCCTGGTCGCACCCTGGCCCTGGTCGCCGCCCTCGCGGTCCCCCTGGCACTCGCACTGACGACACTGGGGCTGGCGTCGTCCGCGAGCGTGCAGGTGTCGAGCGATTTCGACACCGTCGCCGCACGGGAGGTCGCGGTGCAGGCGCCGGGCGACGGGGTGTCGCCCACGCTGACGACGTCGCTCGACGCTGCGGCGACCGAGCTCACGGAGTTGAACGGGGTCACCTCGGCCGCTGTCGTGGAAGACTCCGGCACCCACGCGGTGCGGGTGGGTGCGCCGCGGCCTGAGGTCGAGACGGGGGTGTTCGCGGCGGCCGGTGATCCGGTCGCCGCGCTGCGGCTCGAGGTCGACTGGGCGGAGGGGGCGGACGCCCTCGGTCCCGGCGAGGTGCTGGTGGGCACGCACCTCGCGGCGAACCTGGGCCTCGGCCCGGTCGAGCGGGCGCCCACCGTGAGCATCGACGGGGAGACGTTCGTGGTGGCCGGGGTCGTGTCGTCGTCGCCACGGCGCACGGATCTGCTGGGCAAGGCGATGATCCTCGCGGCGGCCGACGCGGCAACCCCCGTCGGCTCGGTGTCGGGCTACCTCGTGACGCGTGCGGGTGCTGCCGGCCAGGTCGCGGCGGAGGCCCCGGTGGCGTTGGATGCGTTCCGGCCGGAGCGCTTCGACGTGTCGCAGCCGCCGGCGCCGAGTGCGACCCGCGAGAAGGTGGAGGCCAGCGTCGGCATGAGTCTGGCGGTGCTCACGGCCGTGGCACTGGTCGGCGGCGTGCTGTCGATCGTGCTGGCGACGGTGAGCTCGGTCGCGGAGCGGCGCGCGGAGATCGGACTGCGGCGAGCGCTGGGGGCCAGACGGCTGCACGTGAGTGCGATGCTGGTGGCGGAGTCGATGCTGCTCGGCGTGCTCGGCGGGCTGGTGGGGGTGGTCCTGGGGATGTCGGCGATCCTGGCCGTCACGCTGGCGCGGCAGTGGACGCCGGTGTTCGACGTGCGACTCGCGCTCCTCGCCTTGGGCGGCGGTGTCGCGATCGCCTGTCTGGGCGCGATCGCCGGGGCCGTGCGAGCCGGGGCGGTCCTTCCGAACGCGGCCCTGCGCTCGTGA